Genomic DNA from Deltaproteobacteria bacterium:
CCAAAGATGCAGTTTTTGTTTTACCGGCAGGATGGGCCTCAAAAGAAACCTCAAGGCCTCTGAAATCGTCAATCAGGTCCTGGCCGTTCAAGAGACCTTGAACGATAAAGAAGCCCTTCTGACCAATATCGTATTAATGGGCATGGGGGAGCCTTTGCACAATTTTGTAAATACAGTCCGGGCCTTAAAAACATTGCTGTCTCCTGAAGGCATGCAATTCTCCCATCGCCATGTGACCTTATCCACAGCCGGTCTGATTCCGAAGATGAAGGCCCTGGGACAAGCCCTGCCGGTCAATCTGGCTGTTTCCCTGAATGCCGCCGATGATGCCACCAGAAACCGGTTGATGCCCATCAACCTGAAATATCCCCTGGAAGCCTTGGTGCAGGCCTGCCGGGAGTTTCCCTTGCCCCACGGGAAAAGGATCACCTTTGAATATATTCTGATCAAAGGGGCCAATGATTCCCCTCAGGCAGCCAGGACCCTGGCCAAATTACTGAAAGGGGTAAAGGCCAAGATCAACCTGATCCCATTCAATGCCCATCCGGGCATCGGC
This window encodes:
- the rlmN gene encoding 23S rRNA (adenine(2503)-C(2))-methyltransferase RlmN, with translation MTISKIDLRNLTFEELRDWITILGLEPYRAEQVYRWIFQPNIRSFDQMTNLSKKWRSLFEDRAYLSRLIIKKMERSADGTRKFLFQLEDGELIESVLIPERGHFTLCISSQVGCAQRCSFCFTGRMGLKRNLKASEIVNQVLAVQETLNDKEALLTNIVLMGMGEPLHNFVNTVRALKTLLSPEGMQFSHRHVTLSTAGLIPKMKALGQALPVNLAVSLNAADDATRNRLMPINLKYPLEALVQACREFPLPHGKRITFEYILIKGANDSPQAARTLAKLLKGVKAKINLIPFNAHPGIGFEPPEEKDLLKFQDILIQARYTAIIRRSKGADISAACGQLHADWTRPS